The Coffea arabica cultivar ET-39 chromosome 1e, Coffea Arabica ET-39 HiFi, whole genome shotgun sequence genome has a window encoding:
- the LOC113694234 gene encoding B3 domain-containing protein At1g05920-like, translating into MENKVKKTIKLFGKMMEVGIVYVLEDAPADHLVNQEQETETASSSRAVMPPRRELELPQGARLITERRLEASDVAPTQSRFFLPISEEIDEVLTQSERVMLLEKFETVKVKVVDSIQRCYDMDFKKWPSVNDRLVLNHGWMQLVKDNHLQKGDVVELWSYRQDSRLCFAVKIRERSKRNISSSD; encoded by the coding sequence ATGGAGAATAAGGTGAAAAAGACGATTAAGCTGTTTGGAAAGATGATGGAAGTTGGCATAGTCTACGTCCTTGAGGATGCCCCGGCTGATCATCTGGTGAATCAAGAACAAGAAACAGAAACTGCTTCGAGTAGCCGAGCAGTAATGCCTCCTCGACGTGAGCTAGAGCTTCCTCAGGGAGCACGTTTGATAACTGAGAGAAGATTGGAAGCTTCCGATGTTGCTCCTACTCAAAGCAGGTTTTTCCTTCCAATTTCCGAGGAAATCGATGAAGTTTTGACTCAATCAGAGAGAGTTATGCTACTGGAGAAGTTTGAGACTGTTAAGGTAAAGGTAGTGGATAGTATACAACGCTGTTATGACATGGATTTCAAGAAGTGGCCAAGCGTGAATGATAGGCTGGTTCTGAACCATGGGTGGATGCAGCTTGTCAAAGACAATCATCTTCAGAAAGGTGATGTGGTGGAATTATGGAGCTATAGACAAGATTCTCGCTTGTGTTTTGCTGTAAAAATCCGCGAGCGATCGAAGAGGAACATCTCCAGCAGTGATTAA